Within Amycolatopsis sp. cg5, the genomic segment GGCGAACACCGGGTCCAAGGTCAGCAGGCTCATACCGTCACCTCGCTCAACGCGTCAGTGAGAACGTGCAGGGTCGACGCGGTGGAGCGGATGGCCATAGTGAGGCGGCGAGCGCCGAGTTCACAGGTGGACAGGTGCGCGATGTCGACCACCACGGCCGCAGCGCTGTCCGGCAGCCGCACAGCATCGAGCAGGCCGGTGAAACCGGGGCGCACCACCGTTTCGGCGCTGATACCGACGTCCTGGAAGATGGTGCCAAGACGCCAGCCTTCGGCCATCGTCCACCAGGTGAGCAAATCGGCACAGGCGGTGACGTAGTCCGGCTGCGGTTCGTCACAGCGAATGTAGCCGTACACCATCGGGCGCTGCGAAGACGAAACTTCCCTGTATTGCCGGAAAAGGAGCCTGAGTGCAAGCGCTTGCAGGTCCGGGAATGACTGTGGGGAGTTCATCAGAAACCCTCCCGGAGCCGATACGCCAGGCGCACCGGCTCGCACGGCCAGGGGGCGCCGCAGCTCAAGCAGCGAGCAGTTGCGGGGTCGTCTGCATGCAGCGTAAGGAATAAGACGACCACCACGTAGAGCCGAGCGGGTTCAGGGATACGCTCGGACGCCGTGGTTTCCAGGGCGTTGAGGCCGCGCTGCCAGCATCGCGGCGCTGGAATTGGGCCGGTAGAACCTTGTCCTGTTAATCGAAGTGCCATGTGACTGCCATCTTTCGTTTTGTGGCGAGGTCGGTAAGCGGCACCCAGCACCGAAGGGGCAACCGACTGCAAATGGCGGTTTCGTGCAGGAAGACGCAATTGCAGTTGGGGGGGCGTGGCCGTCAACTCGGTGCCGGGTACCTGGTCCCACCTTGGCACCTGCCATTTACCCATGACCACGGCGAAAACCCCGCAAATTTCCCGCAAGAAGGCCGCATGCCGGGGCCTGACCTGGGGTAATGTGATTTCGCCACATCCGGTCATTAGGGGATTTGCATGGTCGCCACGCGAAACTCATTTCGGCAAGCGCGAAAAGCGGCCGGCTACACCCAGGAGAGCTTTGCTGCGGCACTCAACGTCGACCGCACTACCGTTCAGCGCTGGGAAGCGGGAAGTAATGAGCCGCAGCCGTACTTACGGCCGAAGCTGGCCCGGCTGCTTCACATCTCGGCCGAACAGCTCGAACACATCCTGCGCTCAGCGGGACGACTCGATCTTCACAACGTTCCTAACCAGCCACTTACAGCACCAACGGCGCCGGCGTCACGGCCCGCTGCCGAACTGACGATCCACATCGGGGACGACACGCCGAGCAAGCGCGGAGCACCCACCGACCTGACCGCCATCCAAGCAATGGCGACCGCCTTCCAGATAGCCGATCGCAAAGTCGGCGGCGGCCAGCTCTACCCCACCGTGCTGCACTACCTACACACGGAGATCAGCCCACGTCTATTCGACCCCACCAACGACGCGCTCGGCACCCGACTGTTCGAAGCGGCAGCCTCGCTGACCGAGATCGCCGGCTGGATGGCCCACGACGGCGGCCGTGACCAGCACGCTCGGCATCACTTCGGGCAGGCTTACCGGTTCGCCGCGGCAGTCAACCACGCCGCGCTCGCCGCCAACATCTGCGCCAGCATGAGCCACTTGGCCGGGCAGCTTGCGCAACCCCACGACGCGATTCGGATCGCGAAAACCGGGTTGGCGCATGCCGAGCTGGGCCCGGCTCGGCAGCGGCTGTCAGCTCGACTCCACGCCATGGGCGCCCGCGGCTTCGCCTTGCAGGGCGACGTCCACGGCTGTCTCGATGCCCTAGCCAGCGCGGAACAGGTGCTCAACCGTGCCCACGAAGACAGCGCCGCCGAATGGATCAGCCACTTCGACGAAGGCTCACTCGCCAGCGAAGCGGCATGTTGCTTCGGCGCACTCGGCAACACCGCCGAAGCCGAACGGCAAGCCCACCGGGTACTGGAGCTCCGGGTCGGCGACCGCGTCCGGAGTCGGGCGTTTGGCCAGCTCACCCTGGCCGAAGTGCTGGTCCGTACCGGGGAGATCGAGGAAGCTGCGGCGCTTGGGAAGGAGGTGTGCGCAGCTGCGGGTTCGCTCACTTCGCACCGCGTCCACACCCAGCTGGCCGACTTGAGCCGCTCCCTGCAGAAGTACCGCGACGTTTCGAGCGTGACAAGCTTCCTGGCAGACTGTGAGCATGTGCTCGAGCCTCCGCCAGCAGAAGACGAAACGCCGTGGCCGGTCTGACCGACGATAGCGACGCCGAACGCTTCGCCTACCTGGCCGAAGGCAACGCCAAGCAGGCCCGCAAGCGAGTAGCCGCCGACGTCCTGATCACGGACGAGACGGGCCGCGTCTTGTTGGTGGACCCCACGTACAAAGAGGGCTGGGACTTGCCTGGCGGCATGGTCGAGGCCAACGAGCCACCACGAGCCGCAGCCGAGCGCGAACTGCGCGAAGAACTCGACCTTGAGCTGGCGGTTGGTCGGCTTCTGCACCTCAGCTGGATACCCCCTCATGGACCCTGGGACGACACACTGATGTTCTTGTTCGACGGTGGCACGCTCGACGAGCGGCAGGTCGCCGCCTTGCGCGTCACGGACGAGGAACTACGGCAGTTCAAGTTTGTCTCGGCCGGCGAGGCGCGGACCATGCTGAGCCCTCATCTTGGTGCACAACTAGAAGCCGCGCTGGCGTCGCTAACCAAGGGGACTATGTTCTATGACGAATAGGCGCACGTCGCAGTCGACCAGGCATTAGACATAATGATCTAGACTTCCAGGCCACAGTACTGTAGCACCATCTTGAGTTGTTTTCCCTCTGTCTGCGGCCAACGAACCCACGCAACCCGGGAATCCGACACGGCGTCGCCGCCTTTTAACGTGCAGGGAAGTTGCCGCCGAAGAGGAGGTTGAGGTAGTAGAACGCGTCGTCGAAATTGTCGTTTTGGTAGGCGTCAAGGGCTTTGCGTGCCCGAGTGGCAGCAGTAGACAGCTTTGAGAGCGCGTCGGTTTTGCGGTAGTCCGATGAGCAGGGATGAAAACGTCCCGTCCGGCCTTTGGGGTCGTTCATGGCCGCGAGACCGTGACCATGTAGCGATTCCAGCAGCAGGCACACATCCCACACCGCGATGAATGCAGGCTGACTGGCCATGTGCTGCGCGGCCCGCATCTCCAGATAGAACGACGAGATGGGCACGTTGCAGTAGTATTTCCACGCCTTGATCAAACGTGCAAGTTTCTTCGCCGCACCTTGGACACCGTTTTTCCGGTTGCACTCGTTGACATAGTCAAGATGCGCGGTCGGAGCCGATTCGATCCACCCGCTTGCAGGACCCGGGATGTCATACAGCGGCGACGGATCGGAAGACGTCAGGAAACCGGGGATGACTTCCCAGGTCTCGTCGCCCCCAGCGAACTCAACCACTACTGCCGGGCGGCTAATCCGCACAGTCGTCGCGGGGAACGAAGCCGACAACGCGTTCTTCACCCAGTTCAGGGCAGTGTCGGAGGTGCTCGGTTTGGTATTGCCGATGCTGGCTAGGACATCGACATCGCTGTAGTTTCTGACGCCGGTGCCGTGGTGGAACGATCCGGTCTCACGCATCGCCAGCACCGTCAGCGAGTTTTTCAACGACGTCTCAACCCGAGACCGGTGTGCCGCCGCAGCGGCACGTTGGGACGCCAGCGGCGTCAGCCGCTCAAGAAACACATCGAAGCCCTGAGCAACGGTTCTGCCCATGTCATGCTCCCTTCTCGCTGGAGTCCACCCCGTAGGCTTGACCTCCGGCATCGATGTTCTTCTGCGCCCGACGCCACGCCCACCGGTTCGGCGGCTCCGCCGTCTTGTTCTGCTCATCCCGCCGAGCCGTGATCTCCGCGAGAGCAGCACGCATCTCATCAAGGTCGGTGACAGGCAGGTCAAGAAGCCGGGCCTGGCGGGCAGCGGTCTGGATCTCCAGATAGGCATTCGCAGCCGACGAGGCCTGGTTCGTGCGATGGCTCGCGTTGACCGTCGTCAAGACGGCACCGAACGCCGCGGCTGCCAGCGCGAGCAGGCCCGCCCACAGACGCCCCGCCGTAGAGGCCAACGCGGTCGCGCCCGACACGGCCGCCAACACGCTCGCCGGCAACCCGAGCATCAGATTGATTCCGCGCCACTGCTTCGCCTGCTCAAACTGGTTCTGAGCGCTATACATCGCGGACTCTTCCAGCCGACTGAACTCCTCCGCCAGCGCTTGCCGCCGCTCAGACTCCGAGACCTCCACCATCCGACGCCACCCCCAGCAGATCCGCGCCCTTGGGTTACACGCCGCTCGTGAACGGGCCACACACACCCGCTCGATCACACCCAAGGCTTATTACCCACAGTGGTCGACAACCCGTACTCAGGCGTTACGTCAGATGCACTACCGAGACCAAACAGGTCCGCCCCTCAGCCACTCCAGTGTCAGCGTCCCAGCGCCCTCGCCGGCGGCGATCCGCCTCCACCATGCCGGAAACCAGCAGCTCACGACATGCGCCCGTTCGTGCGGAGGCTGTACGAGCCTCACTTCCGCCCAGGCGCGCAATGGGCTACGCCATGTCTTTCCGGCGTGCCTCACAAGACCAGATGAGAAACCAGCGGCCTGTCATACGACCGGTTCTAGCTTCCGGAGCCAGCGGACGAGGTCCTTCAGGTCGGTGAGCTGCGTGGGGTCCAAGGGATCGGGGCTGAAATGCATGACCTCGTTACGCACGTCACGCACCTTGTGTAGGAGTTCGATGAAGATCGTGCGGGTGACTGCCCACCCAATTTTTTCCCAATTTGCGGGTACTTCAAGAAGCCGCGCACATTCTCCCAAGGTCAAATCGGCTGCGGACTTTACCTCGCGGTCAGGGTCGTTTTCATCCTTGATGGACGCGAGCTCCACGCCATCGAATTTGTCATCGATCTTCCGACGCAGGCGCTGCTCGATCTCTCCGAGGATGAAGTAGGGGGTTGCCAGATCGGCGAACTGTTGACTCAGATCTGTCGTCGTGACGATTCCCTGAATGGTTCTGTCCTTGGCCCGCACGAAGACGAAGCCCTTCTCCATGATCAGCTGCACTCGGCCGAGCAGGTTGTCGTCTACGGGCACGACTTCGGCGGAGCGCATCGCGTCTCGCACCGTCGCCTCCGAACTACGGAGCAATGCGTCAACGATGGATTCCCATGTCACGGCTCCGAGCAGTTCTCGCCTGCCGGACATGACCGGCAGTTGGGAGAAGTCGTGACGCATCATGAGTGTCCGAGCCTTCTCTAGGCTGTCGTCGCGGGACACACTAACGACGCCGGCGTTCGCCGAGCGAGCTTGGCCGACCCGCATCTCTACGTCAGGCAGAGCGCGATCTGTCTCTTCGACGATCTCGGTCTCGGCGTCGAGATCAGGGGAGCGAGTATGTCCGGTCTGGGGGATGAGAGTGATCGTCGAGTCGATCCAGGCGCTAGTGAAGTCGGGGTCGATCGTCAGCTCATGGTCTTCGAGATCACGTCGTATGCGCTCAACCACCCATATCCCGCGGCGTTTGGCACCCCAGTACGAAAGGAGCTCTCTGACCGTCAGTGAAATTGGGGAACTGTGTGCCTGTTTGGCCGCCTGTTCGAGGAATTTCGCCAGGTTCGTATCGTCACCCATACCGTGCCGTTCCGCTCATCGCCTTGTCCGTCGCAGTACCTCATCGTGCTGACCGTCAAAGTGTTACGGACCTTGTCCCGACCAACCGACGATGAGGAAGACGTGTTCCGACTCCATACTCTGTCGCTCGTGTCCGCTCGCCGTTTACCGATGGTTCGGACCACCGCTGATTTTCTGGATCCGCCGCAGCCGCAGACCGTGATCTTGTACACCGGGGTTCTTCCAAGGGGCGAGAATGCCAGGCCGTTCGGCCGGTCAGCTGGCGGGCGCCTTTGACGTTACGACGCTGGCGACTATGACCGTTGACGAACGTGTGCTAGGGCAACCGTTTCGACTGCTCGTGCACAGCACGGAGGTGACCAGACACGCCGATGTCAGCCGCATGGTGCGGGCTGACATGTCTGGCACGGACGTCGGTCTGGGTTCGCTCGTAACCACTCATCGGCTTGGGATGTGTTGAGCCGGAGTAGCTCGCGGCCTGGTGAGGTCGTTCGGTAGCTGGTGAAGTGGCGGCAGTCGCGTCGGTGCAGGACTGTCGCGGCGGAGCGAACCGAGAACTCGTGTTCCTGCTCTGTGCAGGGCCGGATCGTCTCCACCTGCTGTCGTAGCGCGGTTGCGCGGTCGGTGAGTCGTTGGCGTTCCCGGTCGAGTGCGGATATTCGTTTCTCCAGGCGGGCGAGTTCCCGTTCGAGTGCGTCGGTATCGGTTGTGGGTGGCTGTTCGGGTGCGGCGAGGCCGAGTGGCGTGGCCGCGATGATGATCGAGGGGTGGAGCCCGCAGGTCGGGCAGACGCATTCGCCGGCGAACGCGTCGTAGATTGTGGTGTGCTCGCGGTGGGCGGTGCGTTCGATCGTGTGGCCGCAGTAGAGTCGCAGTCGCCAGCGCATCAGGTTGCTGCGCGGCTGTCGCTCGATCCGGTGCAAAGTGGCCGCCAGCCGGTTAATCTGGTCGTTTGTTAGTGGCGGGAATGTGGCCACCGTCGTACGGGCATGCTCGGCTAGAGCCACGTGGTCGGCCTGGCGTCGGTGGTCGGCGCAGGTCAGTTCGTGTGCGGCCAGTGGGTCGCCGAGGTGTCGATATTTGGACAGATCGAACGGTGGCCGGGGTTGCTGCCGGGTCATCGGCATACCCTGCACCACCACGCCCTGCGGTGCCCGGCGAAGTAACACCGCCCTGGGAGAATTAGGTATCCACGGCGTACGACAACACCGGGACACATGCGCCAGCCGTA encodes:
- a CDS encoding recombinase family protein; protein product: MNSPQSFPDLQALALRLLFRQYREVSSSQRPMVYGYIRCDEPQPDYVTACADLLTWWTMAEGWRLGTIFQDVGISAETVVRPGFTGLLDAVRLPDSAAAVVVDIAHLSTCELGARRLTMAIRSTASTLHVLTDALSEVTV
- a CDS encoding helix-turn-helix transcriptional regulator, whose translation is MVATRNSFRQARKAAGYTQESFAAALNVDRTTVQRWEAGSNEPQPYLRPKLARLLHISAEQLEHILRSAGRLDLHNVPNQPLTAPTAPASRPAAELTIHIGDDTPSKRGAPTDLTAIQAMATAFQIADRKVGGGQLYPTVLHYLHTEISPRLFDPTNDALGTRLFEAAASLTEIAGWMAHDGGRDQHARHHFGQAYRFAAAVNHAALAANICASMSHLAGQLAQPHDAIRIAKTGLAHAELGPARQRLSARLHAMGARGFALQGDVHGCLDALASAEQVLNRAHEDSAAEWISHFDEGSLASEAACCFGALGNTAEAERQAHRVLELRVGDRVRSRAFGQLTLAEVLVRTGEIEEAAALGKEVCAAAGSLTSHRVHTQLADLSRSLQKYRDVSSVTSFLADCEHVLEPPPAEDETPWPV
- a CDS encoding NUDIX domain-containing protein, giving the protein MAGLTDDSDAERFAYLAEGNAKQARKRVAADVLITDETGRVLLVDPTYKEGWDLPGGMVEANEPPRAAAERELREELDLELAVGRLLHLSWIPPHGPWDDTLMFLFDGGTLDERQVAALRVTDEELRQFKFVSAGEARTMLSPHLGAQLEAALASLTKGTMFYDE
- a CDS encoding nucleotidyltransferase, with amino-acid sequence MGRTVAQGFDVFLERLTPLASQRAAAAAHRSRVETSLKNSLTVLAMRETGSFHHGTGVRNYSDVDVLASIGNTKPSTSDTALNWVKNALSASFPATTVRISRPAVVVEFAGGDETWEVIPGFLTSSDPSPLYDIPGPASGWIESAPTAHLDYVNECNRKNGVQGAAKKLARLIKAWKYYCNVPISSFYLEMRAAQHMASQPAFIAVWDVCLLLESLHGHGLAAMNDPKGRTGRFHPCSSDYRKTDALSKLSTAATRARKALDAYQNDNFDDAFYYLNLLFGGNFPAR
- a CDS encoding SLATT domain-containing protein, with the protein product MVEVSESERRQALAEEFSRLEESAMYSAQNQFEQAKQWRGINLMLGLPASVLAAVSGATALASTAGRLWAGLLALAAAAFGAVLTTVNASHRTNQASSAANAYLEIQTAARQARLLDLPVTDLDEMRAALAEITARRDEQNKTAEPPNRWAWRRAQKNIDAGGQAYGVDSSEKGA
- a CDS encoding CBS domain-containing protein is translated as MGDDTNLAKFLEQAAKQAHSSPISLTVRELLSYWGAKRRGIWVVERIRRDLEDHELTIDPDFTSAWIDSTITLIPQTGHTRSPDLDAETEIVEETDRALPDVEMRVGQARSANAGVVSVSRDDSLEKARTLMMRHDFSQLPVMSGRRELLGAVTWESIVDALLRSSEATVRDAMRSAEVVPVDDNLLGRVQLIMEKGFVFVRAKDRTIQGIVTTTDLSQQFADLATPYFILGEIEQRLRRKIDDKFDGVELASIKDENDPDREVKSAADLTLGECARLLEVPANWEKIGWAVTRTIFIELLHKVRDVRNEVMHFSPDPLDPTQLTDLKDLVRWLRKLEPVV